The Sediminicola sp. YIK13 genomic sequence TTCTTGGACAATCCTGTGCTGCACATGATGCTGGCCATAATATTGGTACTAGGGGTCAATGCATTTTTCTATAAGAATTACATCCATATAGTCTCTCCACCCTTAGAAAAGGAACCCTTTAAATTGAAAAATTTCAGGCCATTACTTTTAATAGGAATAGTTTCTTTTATTATTATGGGCAGTGAAGGGGCTATAGTGGACTGGAGTGGTATTTTTTTACAAGAAATTAGCAATGCGCCTGTAGCCCTTATTGGATCTGGTTTTTTAGCATTCTCCGTCACAATGACCTTAGGTCGGTTTTTGGGAGATAGCATAAGCGCAAAAATAGGTTCTGTAAAAATTGTTGGCCTAGGTGCTTTAGTGGCCATAATGGGCTATTTTATGGTACTGACCACCAATACGTATCTGGCCATAATTGGTTTCGCTTTTGTTGGCCTGGGATTTTCAGCCATTGTCCCGGAACTTTTCCGAATAGGAGGGAACATCAAAGGGGTTAAGACGTCACAGGGTGTTGCCTTCATTGCAGGTACTGGGATTTCAGGATTCCTTTTGGGACCTGTAATTCTTGGCTACTTGGCTGAAGCCTCTTCGCTAAAACTAAGTTTTATTACATTATTGGCCTGTTGCATCGCAGCATTTCTGGCAACCTTCTTCCTAAGAAAAAAATAGTAACCCTTTTGCCTATTCGGTCACAGCTTTGATATTTGTAAAGTAAAGTTTAAAGCTACCATCTTTGTTTTGGTGCATTCTAGCTATTTTTAAGCCATCTGCATCCATATAATCCTCCCAAGTAGTCATGGTGGAAGGTTCTGTAGCATTCCCTTTTCTAAATACCCATTCCTTGATGATATGGTCATCTCCGAAATAGAAATCATAGGCGTCACCTGGAGTATATCCACCTTCATCGCCATAAACAATGGTTAATTTTTGCATTGGAGTATTGCTTATTGGTGCAACCGCCTCATCAGTATGTTCAAAGGAGAAATTGTCCTTGTCCCAAATAAGATTAAACGGAGCCAATAACCAGTATTTATCATTTATAAACCCTGCATCTGCCTTCATGGTTAGGCTGTCTACACTTTTTCTGTTGAAAGAAAGTGTATCTGTAGCGCTCATGGCCGTAACGTTGTTGGTTTTTGTATTCCAGATCCAAGAACGTTCATAGTGGGTGGTATCCCTATCCACATTAAATGTAAATTCCAGTTCCTTTAAATTATTCCATTTCTCGATGCCATGGGCATTAGCCACTTTTTCCAAGACGGTCAATTCGACAGCTTCTGTTTTCACTTTTTTATCGGACTTGCAGCTAATGAAGAATGCAGCAACTAAAGAAAGAAGGAAGGTATATTTTCTCATAATTTTAAACTTTACACAAATATAATTTCTTTTAGGTATATATTTGGGAAATCGCTGGGTTTGTTCGGATAAGAAATCCCAATAAAATGATTATTTTTGGATGCAATAAAGAAAACTAACAATGAGTTCAAAAAAAGGTAAGATACAAGAAGCTATAGATGAAAAATTACTGGACGAAAGAAAAGTGTTTTTATGGGGAATGGTCGACGACGATTCTGCAAAACACGTAATTGATCGTCTTTTATATTTGGATTTACAGAACAATAAGGAAATACAATTGGTCATCAATAGTCCAGGGGGATATGTCACTTCAGGTTTCGCCATCTACGATACCATTAAATCCTTGAAAAGTCCAGTTTCTACTGTTTGTTCCGGATTGGCAGCATCAATGGGGTCAATTTTATTGTCAGCCGGAAAAAAAGGGAGACGTTTTATACAGCCTCATGCACAGGTAATGATTCACCAGCCAAGTGGCGGGGCTAGGGGACAAGCTTCCAATATAGAAATCCAGGCTCGTGAAATAATCAAGACACGCGAACTAAGTGCCCATATTTTAGCCGATAATTGTGGTCAGACATTCGACAAGGTGATGAAAGATTTTGATAGGGATTTTTGGATGAACGCCCAAGAATCTATAGAGTACGGTATAGTTGATGGAATTTTAGAATAGTTCTTAAATTCAACATTACAAAAAGTGAAAAGTCCTTTCCAAATCATTGGAAAGGACTTTTTCTATATAGACGCCTAAGCGGAAAAAACAAATCTTTCAATATATACGCAGGGGCTATTGCGTTTGGATCAATTCATTATAAAAAAGGGATGTCCAAATTAAAATTCTTCTGGATGTTCAATAATTTTCCGACTTCTTTCCTTTAATTGCTCCAATTCTTTTTTGTCTTTTTTTCCCAGTAGGTTCAACATCATTCCCATGCGTTGGTTGTTCTTAAAATGCTCTTTCTTTTCATCCAAGAAATTCCAATAAAGGGCGTTGAACGGACAAGCGTCTTCCCCTATTTTTTTGGTATGGCTATACTGACACCCGGAACAATAATTACTCATTTTATTGATGTAATTTGCG encodes the following:
- a CDS encoding ClpP family protease, with amino-acid sequence MSSKKGKIQEAIDEKLLDERKVFLWGMVDDDSAKHVIDRLLYLDLQNNKEIQLVINSPGGYVTSGFAIYDTIKSLKSPVSTVCSGLAASMGSILLSAGKKGRRFIQPHAQVMIHQPSGGARGQASNIEIQAREIIKTRELSAHILADNCGQTFDKVMKDFDRDFWMNAQESIEYGIVDGILE
- a CDS encoding MFS transporter, whose product is MKSLRLILSNPRYFAPAWAFASLNILFGTWAIYIPQVKGDLGIDKASLGLALFFLSLGNFTIFPLASKIINTIGVGKATWYGVLLISATALLPFLAPNYYVLLGGLFLYGAANGFLDISMNTLVTEIEKEDRQNFMSASHGFFSLGGVFAGLGSFMILFLDNPVLHMMLAIILVLGVNAFFYKNYIHIVSPPLEKEPFKLKNFRPLLLIGIVSFIIMGSEGAIVDWSGIFLQEISNAPVALIGSGFLAFSVTMTLGRFLGDSISAKIGSVKIVGLGALVAIMGYFMVLTTNTYLAIIGFAFVGLGFSAIVPELFRIGGNIKGVKTSQGVAFIAGTGISGFLLGPVILGYLAEASSLKLSFITLLACCIAAFLATFFLRKK